A single Parabacteroides timonensis DNA region contains:
- a CDS encoding ROK family transcriptional regulator has product MNTKFLITNDCTRSELLKKKIIHFYIANGDATIAELCKEMDLSIPTVTKLIGELQDDGYILDFGKQDTSGGRKPNIYGLNPASGYFVGVDIYKNKINLAAVDFKGEKLRIEENIPYSLENTPAALEALCEKINVFINSLPVEREKILAVGVNISGRVKPVSGYSYSIFYFDEKPLSLILEERIKIKIYIENDTRAMLYGEYMQGIVKGEKNILYINMSWGLGLAIFINGELYYGKSGFSGEFGHFCFFNNEILCHCGKKGCIETEASGSALYRKLLEKYREGSSTILAKKIDKNEDITMEDMIEAIQKEDVLCIEILEEMGVNLGQGIAGLMNIFNPELVVLGGTLSLTGEYLSLPIKSAIRKYSLNLVSQDTEIKISKLGERAGVLGACLLSRSKILGMIRY; this is encoded by the coding sequence AGAAATGGACTTAAGTATTCCGACTGTCACCAAACTGATCGGCGAATTACAAGACGATGGCTATATTCTGGATTTCGGTAAACAGGATACCAGCGGTGGCCGTAAACCGAATATTTACGGTTTAAATCCGGCTTCCGGCTATTTCGTAGGAGTTGACATCTACAAAAACAAAATCAACCTGGCAGCCGTAGATTTCAAAGGTGAAAAACTGAGGATAGAAGAGAATATTCCCTATTCACTCGAGAATACGCCGGCAGCACTTGAAGCATTATGCGAGAAAATCAATGTTTTTATCAATTCATTACCGGTAGAAAGAGAAAAGATACTGGCTGTCGGTGTCAATATATCGGGACGGGTAAAACCAGTATCCGGTTACAGTTACAGTATATTCTATTTTGATGAAAAACCGCTTTCCCTGATATTGGAAGAGCGCATAAAAATCAAAATCTATATCGAGAACGACACCCGTGCCATGTTATATGGTGAGTATATGCAGGGGATTGTAAAAGGTGAAAAGAACATCCTTTATATAAATATGAGCTGGGGATTGGGATTAGCCATATTTATTAATGGTGAACTATATTACGGCAAATCCGGTTTTTCAGGCGAATTCGGTCATTTCTGTTTCTTCAATAATGAGATATTGTGCCATTGCGGGAAGAAAGGATGTATCGAAACCGAAGCATCCGGTTCGGCCTTATATCGCAAGCTACTGGAAAAATACAGGGAGGGCAGCAGCACCATTCTTGCCAAGAAAATAGACAAGAACGAAGATATCACGATGGAAGATATGATTGAGGCTATCCAGAAAGAAGATGTCCTCTGTATCGAGATACTTGAAGAAATGGGGGTAAATCTGGGACAAGGCATTGCAGGTCTTATGAATATATTCAATCCGGAACTGGTCGTATTAGGAGGAACTCTCTCCTTAACCGGCGAATATCTCAGCCTTCCTATAAAAAGCGCCATACGCAAATACTCACTCAATCTGGTAAGCCAGGATACGGAAATTAAAATTTCCAAACTGGGTGAACGTGCCGGTGTACTGGGTGCCTGTTTATTATCGAGAAGTAAAATTTTAGGAATGATACGATATTAA
- a CDS encoding sialidase family protein produces the protein MKKSIFYLCLLFIVQTAIAADSLYVREQQIPILIDRTDNVLLEMRIPAQKGDVLNKLTLQFGNETNTSDIKAVRLFYSGTEAPAREGTHFNPVTYVTSFTPGKTRAANLSYSVKQDEITTPGNTITLASKQPMVKGTNYYWVSIEMKPETSLLSRVSFTLPEAIINNKPMEITWSGKAEAPRRVGVGVRQAGDDGSAAFRIPGLVTTNNGTLLGVYDIRYNSSVDLQEMVDIGVSRSTDKGQTWEPMRVAMTFGETGGLPHAQNGVGDPSILVDEKTNTVWIVAAWTHGMGNGRAWWNSMPGMTPDETAQLMLVKSEDDGKTWSEPINITSQVKDPSWYFLLQGPGRGITMQDGTLVFPIQFIDATRVPNAGIMYSKDRGATWHLHNLARTNTTEAQVAEVEPGVLMLNMRDNRGGSRAVATTKDLGKTWTEHPSSRSALPEPVCMASLIKVDAKDNITGKKLLLFSNPNTTKGRNHITIKASLDGGLTWPAEHQVLLDEADNWGYSCLSMIDKETVGIFYESSVAHMTFQAIKITDLIK, from the coding sequence ATGAAAAAAAGCATCTTTTATCTCTGTCTTCTATTCATCGTGCAAACCGCCATTGCTGCAGACAGCCTGTATGTCAGGGAGCAGCAAATCCCGATTCTGATCGATCGTACAGACAATGTGCTGTTGGAAATGCGTATTCCTGCACAGAAAGGGGATGTCTTAAATAAACTGACTCTTCAATTCGGTAATGAAACAAATACATCCGACATAAAAGCAGTCCGGTTGTTCTATAGCGGAACGGAAGCACCCGCCAGGGAAGGAACCCATTTCAATCCGGTGACTTACGTTACGAGTTTCACCCCCGGAAAAACACGGGCAGCCAATCTTTCCTATTCCGTCAAACAGGATGAAATAACAACTCCGGGAAACACCATCACATTGGCATCCAAACAACCGATGGTAAAAGGTACGAACTATTACTGGGTAAGTATTGAAATGAAACCGGAAACATCTCTGCTGTCGAGAGTTTCTTTCACCCTGCCGGAAGCAATCATCAACAACAAACCGATGGAAATCACCTGGAGCGGCAAAGCAGAAGCTCCCCGTCGCGTAGGTGTAGGCGTACGCCAGGCAGGTGATGACGGTTCTGCAGCATTCCGTATCCCAGGGTTGGTGACAACAAACAACGGCACTCTTCTGGGTGTTTATGATATCCGCTACAACAGCAGCGTAGACTTGCAGGAAATGGTCGACATAGGTGTAAGCCGCAGTACCGACAAAGGACAGACCTGGGAACCGATGCGTGTTGCCATGACCTTCGGTGAAACCGGCGGTTTGCCTCATGCACAGAACGGTGTGGGCGATCCTTCCATTCTGGTCGATGAGAAGACAAACACGGTCTGGATCGTTGCCGCCTGGACGCATGGCATGGGTAACGGACGCGCCTGGTGGAACTCCATGCCGGGCATGACTCCCGATGAAACCGCCCAATTAATGCTGGTAAAGAGTGAAGACGACGGCAAGACCTGGAGCGAACCGATCAACATCACCTCACAGGTAAAAGATCCTTCCTGGTACTTCCTGTTGCAGGGTCCCGGTCGAGGTATCACCATGCAGGACGGTACATTGGTTTTCCCGATCCAGTTCATCGACGCTACCCGTGTCCCGAACGCCGGAATCATGTACAGTAAAGACCGCGGAGCAACCTGGCATCTGCATAACCTGGCACGTACCAATACGACCGAAGCCCAGGTGGCAGAAGTCGAACCGGGTGTACTCATGCTGAATATGCGTGACAACCGGGGAGGCAGCCGTGCCGTGGCAACCACCAAAGACCTCGGAAAAACATGGACGGAACATCCTTCCAGCCGCAGTGCGCTTCCCGAGCCGGTATGTATGGCCAGCCTTATCAAAGTGGATGCCAAAGACAATATCACCGGAAAGAAACTGCTGTTGTTCTCCAACCCGAACACAACCAAGGGGCGTAATCATATTACGATCAAAGCCAGCCTGGACGGCGGTCTGACATGGCCTGCCGAACATCAGGTATTGCTGGATGAAGCAGATAACTGGGGTTACAGTTGCTTGTCTATGATCGACAAGGAAACGGTAGGAATCTTCTACGAGTCAAGTGTTGCACATATGACTTTCCAGGCCATCAAGATAACCGACCTGATTAAATAA
- a CDS encoding AGE family epimerase/isomerase, which produces MDAKTNISQPTDYLGYWGNVYKNDFLNDIIPFWLKYGIDKENGGYFTCLDRDGSLMDSNKSVWFQGRFAFILAYAYNNIEKREEWLQACKNGIDFIEKYCFDTDGRMFYEVTATGVPVRKRRYVFSETFAAIAMAQYAIASGDKSYAEKAVKLFKQVLYYKNTPGLLEPKFREGFVAKGHSICMILIDTAARIREATDDEILTKQIDESIAELRRDFMKPEFKTILETVGPNGEFIDSIPGRTINPGHSIETAWFILEEAKYRNWDPELKEMGLTILNWAWEWGWDKTYGGISYFKDCKNLPQQEYWHDMKFWWPQCEAIIATLYAYEATGDSKYLEMHRMINEYTYARFPDREYGEWYGYFHYDGTLSQPAKGNMYKGPFHIPRMLLKCNLLCQEILSK; this is translated from the coding sequence ATGGACGCAAAGACAAATATATCCCAGCCAACCGACTATCTCGGCTATTGGGGCAACGTCTACAAAAACGATTTCCTGAACGATATCATACCTTTCTGGTTGAAATATGGCATCGATAAGGAAAACGGCGGATATTTCACCTGTCTGGACAGGGACGGCTCCTTGATGGATTCAAACAAATCGGTTTGGTTCCAGGGACGATTCGCCTTTATACTGGCATACGCTTACAACAACATTGAAAAACGGGAAGAATGGTTACAGGCCTGTAAAAACGGTATTGACTTCATTGAGAAATACTGTTTTGACACAGACGGACGTATGTTTTATGAAGTAACGGCAACCGGTGTCCCGGTACGTAAAAGAAGATATGTATTCTCCGAAACATTTGCAGCCATTGCCATGGCTCAATACGCGATCGCTTCGGGTGATAAGAGTTATGCAGAGAAAGCTGTTAAACTGTTCAAGCAGGTTCTTTATTATAAAAATACACCGGGATTACTGGAACCCAAGTTCCGTGAAGGCTTTGTTGCCAAAGGACATTCCATTTGCATGATCCTGATCGATACGGCTGCCCGTATCCGCGAGGCGACCGATGATGAGATCCTCACCAAACAGATAGACGAATCCATCGCCGAGCTACGCCGGGATTTCATGAAACCGGAGTTCAAGACCATCCTCGAAACAGTAGGGCCGAACGGTGAATTTATCGATTCGATCCCCGGCCGTACAATCAATCCGGGCCATTCCATCGAAACAGCCTGGTTCATTCTGGAAGAAGCCAAATACCGGAACTGGGATCCCGAACTGAAAGAGATGGGACTGACCATCCTCAACTGGGCGTGGGAATGGGGCTGGGATAAAACATATGGCGGAATCTCTTATTTCAAAGATTGCAAGAACCTGCCTCAGCAGGAATACTGGCACGATATGAAATTCTGGTGGCCCCAATGCGAAGCCATTATCGCCACATTGTATGCCTATGAAGCCACCGGCGACAGTAAATATCTGGAAATGCACCGGATGATCAACGAATATACCTATGCCCGCTTTCCGGACAGGGAGTATGGCGAATGGTATGGCTATTTCCACTACGACGGAACTCTCTCCCAGCCAGCCAAAGGCAATATGTACAAAGGCCCGTTCCACATCCCCCGGATGCTTCTGAAATGTAACTTGCTTTGCCAAGAAATTCTTTCAAAATAA
- a CDS encoding MFS transporter: MNNKKIYPWVVVGLLWGVALLNYMDRQMLSTMKDAMMIDITELESAANFGRLMAVFLWIYGFMSPVAGMIADRVNRKWLIVGSLFVWSFVTLMMGYCTTFNQIYFLRALMGVSEALYIPAGLSLITDYHQGKTRSLAVGIHMTGLYTGQALGGFGATVASAFTWETTFHWFGIVGIAYSVILILFLKDKKDHIVHKIKEVGAAVENPVKGALKGMGMLFTNISFWIILLYFATPSLPGWATKNWLPTLFSENLSIDMSEAGPLSTITIALSSFIGVIVGGILSDKWIQTNVRGRVYTGAIGLALTIPSLLLLGFGHNFPMIVGGGLCFGVGFGIFDANNMPILCQFISPRYRATAYGIMNMTGVFAGAAITDLLGRSTDAGNLGHDFAMLAGLVAIALLIQICFLRPKVANMTD, from the coding sequence ATGAATAATAAAAAGATATATCCCTGGGTCGTTGTCGGTCTGTTATGGGGAGTAGCTCTACTGAACTATATGGACCGGCAGATGCTCTCCACCATGAAAGATGCGATGATGATCGACATCACCGAACTGGAATCGGCAGCCAACTTCGGTCGTCTGATGGCCGTATTCCTCTGGATTTACGGATTCATGAGCCCTGTAGCAGGTATGATTGCCGACAGGGTAAACCGCAAATGGCTGATCGTTGGTAGTTTATTCGTCTGGTCGTTTGTTACACTGATGATGGGCTACTGTACCACATTCAACCAGATTTATTTCCTGCGTGCCTTGATGGGAGTAAGTGAAGCTTTGTATATCCCTGCCGGATTATCTTTGATTACCGACTATCACCAGGGAAAAACCCGTTCACTGGCAGTGGGTATCCACATGACCGGTCTTTACACCGGCCAGGCTCTCGGAGGCTTCGGAGCCACGGTAGCAAGCGCTTTCACCTGGGAAACGACTTTCCACTGGTTCGGTATTGTCGGAATCGCCTACAGTGTCATCCTGATCCTGTTTCTGAAAGACAAGAAAGACCATATCGTTCATAAGATCAAAGAAGTCGGTGCAGCCGTCGAGAATCCGGTCAAAGGAGCCCTCAAAGGGATGGGGATGCTGTTTACCAATATATCATTCTGGATCATCCTGCTTTATTTTGCAACTCCCAGCTTGCCGGGTTGGGCAACGAAAAACTGGCTGCCGACCCTGTTCTCGGAAAACTTATCCATAGATATGTCGGAAGCCGGACCACTGTCGACCATCACGATCGCTTTGTCATCGTTTATCGGTGTTATCGTCGGTGGCATCCTGTCAGACAAATGGATACAGACGAATGTACGTGGTCGTGTCTATACCGGAGCAATCGGACTGGCTTTGACCATTCCATCGCTATTATTGCTCGGTTTCGGACATAACTTCCCAATGATTGTAGGAGGCGGACTTTGCTTCGGCGTCGGTTTCGGTATCTTTGATGCAAACAACATGCCGATCCTCTGCCAGTTCATTTCTCCCCGCTATCGTGCCACAGCTTACGGTATCATGAACATGACGGGAGTATTTGCCGGAGCTGCCATCACGGATCTACTGGGCAGATCGACGGATGCCGGAAATCTGGGACATGATTTTGCCATGCTGGCAGGTCTTGTAGCCATTGCTTTGCTGATCCAGATATGTTTCCTTCGTCCGAAAGTGGCAAATATGACGGATTAA
- a CDS encoding dihydrodipicolinate synthase family protein, producing MERIKGLIDAPFTPFYENGEVNYEPIEAYAKLLVNNGLKGVFINGSSGEGYMLNEEERMKLAERWVEVAPEGFKVIVHVGSTCVKTSRNLAAHAQKIGAWGIGAMASPFPKVNRVEELVKYCEEIACGAPELPFYYYHIPAFNGAFLSMVDFLKTVDGRIPNFAGIKYTYESLYEYNQCRLYKDGKFDMLHGQDETILPCLAMGGAQGGIGGTTNYNGKELVGIIEAWKAGDLETAREKQNFSQEVINVICHFRGNIVGGKRIMKLIGLDLGKNRTPFQNMTDAEEATMKAELEAINFFERCNKF from the coding sequence ATGGAAAGAATTAAAGGTCTGATCGATGCCCCTTTTACTCCGTTTTATGAAAATGGAGAAGTGAACTACGAACCCATCGAAGCTTATGCAAAACTTCTTGTTAATAACGGATTAAAAGGAGTTTTTATTAACGGATCATCTGGCGAAGGCTATATGCTGAATGAAGAAGAACGCATGAAGCTGGCCGAAAGATGGGTGGAAGTTGCCCCGGAAGGATTCAAAGTAATCGTACATGTCGGAAGCACCTGTGTAAAGACAAGCCGAAACCTGGCTGCTCATGCCCAAAAGATTGGAGCGTGGGGTATCGGAGCAATGGCTTCTCCTTTCCCTAAAGTGAATCGCGTGGAAGAACTGGTAAAGTATTGCGAAGAAATTGCCTGCGGTGCACCGGAACTACCTTTCTATTATTATCATATCCCGGCATTCAACGGTGCATTCCTTTCTATGGTCGATTTCCTGAAAACAGTAGACGGACGGATTCCTAATTTCGCCGGTATTAAATATACGTATGAAAGCTTGTACGAATACAATCAGTGCCGGTTATATAAAGACGGTAAATTCGACATGCTACACGGACAGGACGAAACAATTCTGCCATGCCTGGCTATGGGGGGAGCCCAGGGCGGTATCGGAGGAACTACCAACTACAATGGAAAAGAATTGGTAGGCATTATCGAAGCATGGAAAGCCGGAGACCTGGAAACAGCCCGCGAAAAACAAAACTTCTCACAGGAAGTCATCAACGTGATCTGCCATTTCCGTGGAAATATCGTAGGGGGTAAACGCATCATGAAACTGATCGGTCTGGATCTTGGTAAAAACCGTACTCCGTTCCAGAATATGACAGATGCGGAAGAAGCTACAATGAAAGCAGAACTGGAAGCAATCAACTTCTTCGAAAGATGTAACAAATTCTAA